The following are from one region of the Anomaloglossus baeobatrachus isolate aAnoBae1 chromosome 1, aAnoBae1.hap1, whole genome shotgun sequence genome:
- the LOC142303482 gene encoding GTPase KRas-like, producing MTLYKIAVVGAVGVGKSALTIQFISSHFIEEYLPTIEDLYQKQCVIDHEVCVLEILDTAGAEEFIAMRDQYMQNGEGFLCVFDINDRKSYEEAIRYINQIHHIKNSQDVPMVLVGNKCDLPLCKVDKELVLVLVEHEDVPFIETSAATRQGVKDAFSTLVREIRKRKEKINIEIDEKSSKRNCCVIF from the coding sequence ATGACTTTATACAAGATAGCCGTGGTTGGAGCTGTAGGTGTTGGTAAAAGTGCTCTGACCATCCAGTTCATCAGTAGCCATTTTATTGAGGAGTATCTTCCCACTATTGAGGATTTGTACCAAAAGCAGTGTGTGATAGATCATGAAGTATGTGTTCTGGAAATTCTCGACACTGCAGGTGCAGAGGAGTTTATTGCCATGAGGGATCAGTACATGCAAAATGGGGAAGGCTTTCTCTGTGTCTTTGATATTAATGACAGAAAGTCTTATGAAGAAGCCATTCGTTACATCAACCAGATTCACCACATAAAAAACTCTCAGGATGTCCCCATGGTATTAGTTGGTAACAAATGTGACCTCCCATTATGTAAAGTAGACAAAGAGCTAGTTCTAGTGCTAGTGGAGCATGAAGATGTGCCATTCATAGAGACCTCTGCAGCAACAAGACAGGGGGTTAAAGATGCCTTCTCCACCTTGGTTCGTGAAATCCGCAAACGCAAAGAGAAGATCAATATTGAAATTGATGAGAAATCCTCCAAAAGGAATTGTTGTGTCATCTTTTAA
- the LOC142300515 gene encoding uncharacterized protein LOC142300515: MDNNSPSLKFVYNIEKTNDYFSMLLEIGNTHQTVFNYLKNVKRFIYYSLNATSLAYKDKETYQAANTFFLQLGVFQKRLSKGISKENIANKEKFWSENIMKPDELDTVLSIAAPDFESALKKAENGGHLTENEKLTILRYLESLIILQKLQRPGVVQNMTVDEWKKRIVHKETHVGIAVHEHKTAANQLAAVILTKEEEKWFEIYYSKVRPTFLKKNTEIQNFFICSTGEKIHSVTNDVARFHSKFGLKPVTSQMVRRIAETFVDFRCKDSNDKELFAKYLAHSNTTAERVYREKHMCSMVKGSLMLAKLRQDIQEEPHTSIAAMEEEKNKNVKENNSVPPVKRSKEEEFKAFVDRYPLTVEKDPPPLKTCFAEATVHYQHIYDRWRKQQNKRRVDYIIGLLQDHKLDEEVVKRTIQLQQWKCNLPRVKDILESWRKR; encoded by the exons ATGGACAACAACAGTCCATCACTGAAGTTTGTGTACAACATTGAGAAGACCAATGACTACTTCAGTATGCTCCTGGAAATCGGCAACACTCATCAGACTGTGTTTAATTACCTTAAAAATGTCAAGCGGTTTATATATTATTCTTTGAATGCCACGTCGCTTGCTTATAAAGACAAGGAGACATACCAAGCAGCCAACACCTTCTTCTTACAACTAGGAGTGTTTCAAAAGAGGCTAAGCAAAGGAATCTCCAAGGAGAATATAGCCAATAA GGAAAAGTTCTGGTCAGAGAATATCATGAAGCCTGATGAGCTGGACACTGTACTGTCGATTGCGGCACCTGATTTTGAAAGTGCACTGAAGAAAGCAGAAAATGGGGGTCATCTAACTGAGAATGAGAAACTCACCATTCTCAGGTACCTAGAGAGTCTCATTATCTTACAAAAACTGCAGAGACCTGGAGTGGTGCAGAATATGACAGTTGATGAGTGGAAAAAGAGAATTGTTCATAAAGAAACACACGTGGGAATAGCTGTGCATGAACATAAGACAGCGGCAAATCAGCTTGCAGCAGTGATTTTGACAAAAGAAGAGGAAAAG TGGTTTGAAATATACTACAGCAAAGTGAGGCCTACTTTCTTGAAGAAGAACACAGAGATCCAGAACTTCTTCATTTGCTCAACAGGAGAAAAAATACATAGTGTTACAAATGATGTTGCGAGATTTCATTCAAA ATTTGGATTAAAACCGGTAACCAGCCAGATGGTCAGGCGGATAGCTGAAACTTTTGTGGACTTTAGATGTAAGGACAGTAATGACAAAGAGCTGTTTGCCAAATATCTGGCTCATTCGAACACCACAGCGGAGAGGGTTTACCGGGAAAAGCACATGTGTTCCATGGTTAAAGGGTCATTAATGCTGGCAAAATTGCGTCAGGACATCCAAGAGGAGCCTCACACATCTAT AGCTGCCATGGAAGAAGAGAAAAACAAAAACGTCAAAGAGAACAATTCTGTTCCTCCTGTGAAGAGATCTAAAGAGGAAGAATTTAAGGCATTTGTGGACAGATATCCCCTTACTGTGGAGAAGGACCCACCACCCCTAAAAACATGCTTTGCAGAGGCTACAGTCCATTATCAACACATCTATGATCGGTGGAGGAAACAACAGAACAAACGGAGAGTGGACTACATAATTG GATTGCTTCAGGACCACAAACTGGATGAAGAGGTGGTGAAGAGGACTATTCAACTACAGCAGTGGAAATGCAACCTTCCCAGAGTCAAGGACATTTTAGAATCCTGGAGAAAGCGGTGA